AGAAGGAACTAACACCTTTATCAGTTCGTCCACATCGATGGTAATTTGAAGTCTCACGAGATTCAATACAGCAACTTTTTAACAGAGCTGCAAATAAATGATGCTCAATAGTGTCACTGTTATGTTCCTGAACGGTAAACCCATGATATTCCCAACCAAGATAATATaacttcaaaaaaatatgtctCTTGTGGCAGCTGTAATTGAAATTACAGAATGTtactcaaataaaaaatgtaatgtgaATTGAAAAGCAGCAGCACACTTACCGCGAGAAATCAAATGGCTTTCCTACTCTCTCAgacgtcttttttttcttccactCAGAACTGGTAGATTTTGCAATTACTGCTTGGAGTTGTTTGTTACGAGTTTCAAGTTGTAAtactttatcaattaattcctataaacagaaaatattaatgtacatatataaaacatgcaatactataaatatataaaaattgcatatttatacttatatctataaatatcataCCGATTTATCGAGCATTTCCATCTgttctcttatatttttctttatatcagcGCGTTTCTCTACAAGATTCGACATGATTACGTCGCTCTTGAAGAggtaatgaaataatataaaatattttaattaaatcgacaGTACATAAACAAAAGTTGGAGGTTATGTCACCTAAATATTATACCGACTGCTAATAATGTCGCACACTGTTCCTAGATGACATTTTAAAATCATACCAACATAATCGTGGTATTTTATTCTGTCGTTGGCAATagtttagtttatatttaaaatttgttagaaatttgtCATTTTAGTTGATAGTAAGAagtcacaaaaataattgctgCAAATAGTAAGTTGCGGCAATTAAGTAGCCGCAAtaagcttaaaaaataattacataaaaaattgcatagtCTGCTGCTGGCTTTAGCAATAATATTACTACATTTTGGCTACGCGATGTCCTAGCATCACCGCTAGATGATGTCTGCTGTCCATACCATCCACATTTTGGCGCGCACTTCAGCGCTATTTGCTGGATGGTGTGCAAAGTTGTCAAACGATTCggcgataaaataaaacttcatCCGTACATCCGTTATTTTCCTTTGTTGTGATGTGCCGAAACGCGTGTTCATATTAACGTCGGGAATGCCGTAGAGACGTATCGCGCGATcgatataatgatataaaaagcCCGTGTCGGGAGTCGGGAGTACAAAGTGTCGCGCGATCGCCATGATATGATAAAAGTCCGCATCGAAAGTATCGTGCAATGTGTTATGCGATtgttatgataaaattacgcGTTGAGAACACGCGTATTTAATGTCGTAAGTGTCATAAAAAGCGTCACGCGATTATTCTAATTAGTGTATGTATCTTCTGTGTTTCCACGAGTGCTTTGAAGAACAGCCGCAAAATAGATAGAGCAAAAGAGAAGGAGGTGGTTCGCCGGTGGGGTTGGAGGGGGGCCGGCATCAAATAACGGCTGAGCCACCAtgaagtaatatattattcatttattatttgcttttttgcggaatatgttatatttgcaACCACTATCTCGGCTATACGTAattctgaataaattaaatgtataatgaaatgataaaaaaatgaaaaaaaatatatattttaattttgcaggaCAACTTCACGATTCTGTTGCTGCATTTCATACATCAGTGAGTaccaattattaataccaTATCCCagtaaacgagaaattattgaaagttcAGAAATGGAATTGAAAATTTACTGAGAAGAATTCATTTACGATGATGCtgaattctatttaattcttctcaataattttcaatcctATTTCTGAACTTTCAATAACTTCTCGTTCACTGGGATCTTTATTGTAATctgtattgttttaaatttgtttgtaaTGAGTTTTTTAAAGTCAAAAGCTTGTATAGCAAATACCTTGTATCACGAATACGTGTCCTTCTAACtagtttttctaatatttaaaattcagtTATTATCGGAACGGGACAGCAAAAAggaattttaaaaacacattttctGTTTGAGTTTGGAAAaactgaataataattaataaactacTGCAAAGCTATTTGCACGCATAACAAAAGCATATtctccaattttttatatataattaatcattaacagaatatttatgtgaaaaaatatccaCTTTTTTCAGCAATATTGCGATGTAGTTATAATCGgatcaaataatttcttttatgtatgtaaattcttttatgtaaataaatattgcatgtaTTATGCATTTTCCGTGATAGTATTTCTTCTTAAAAGAATTGTGAACACATTTCTCGTCGCAAAAGCTCAAGTCAGAGAGAAGATCGGGTTTACGTGggttttctctatttttattaatgtacacAATTTGCATCTATTGCATATGATTCTCGTACTTCTCTTGACAATATTATATCGCACTACAGCGTGTCGAAAGTAGTTTTTACAAAGTATTTGCTGCAAGCCTTGTTGACGGAAAAACAATATGTTGATTACTGATgtgacatttaatttattcggaaatatgataaaaatgtgattcaaaatatattatctgaATTTCTCCGCCTGTGctctttatacatatataaaagcGAAGCCAACTTGGCTTCGTTTTCCATTAACATTGGTTCGTTCTCGCGTGACCACATTCGAGTGGTTTACAGAACAAGCGATTTGGTAATCGATAAACTATTCTCCTGATTCTCAACCTTTCAATTTTGAAGGCATTGAATAGAATCACACACTGcactttgtaataatataaaaatgcataaagaGCATCTTTCTCATGACATCAAACATAAGATTTTcaagagagaaaattgttttaccttttgcattaattttttcacgaaTGTctgattaaaaaagaaatcagaTTTAGTAgttctgtaataataaattaatttgtaaggATTGTTAGCGCAAATCAGTGCGATATTTATTCGTCTTTTGTGTCATAAGTTATCGTGATGATTGAATAGGATCGTTCTTTGAAGGCTCAAGTTGCTAATAATGTAAAACTCAAAGTACTCATTGAATGACAGCCACTTTATTGAGAGTAGACAGCGGTGAACATTAAGATCGCCTTGCGCAGCAATTATCTCGACTTTAGATAATAAGATATCACACGTGCCCGTAACTGGTAGGAATCCTATTCTTATCCGGCATGCTATTGATCTCTCACATTACGTTTCGTAAGTGCACTCGTAAACTACTTTATACTTTTACTGCAAAAAATAGGCAAGTTAAAAGAACGGGAATGCATTCTGTGAAATATTATGTCCTCTCAGTTTTATTCTCACAAAATGAATTTCCACCAATACctttaaatttacttattttttgcAGATTTCCTTTAAAATAAAGGTATGATGGATACTTTGAACGTATAATAATTGACGATACATGCATTGTCTTTTGCAAAAACATTCGTACAAATAGCTGTATAAATAGTAGTAACgtataaaaatcgatatacAACGATAAAATGTTAATCCCCCATAAATCAGTTACTTTATTAACACTTGctgataataaaatctttcaaaatatttctgcaaaaaatacttgaattaaaagaaatcggCAGGAATAGAAATTCACTGAAATTGGATTCTTAATCTGTATAATTGTCCTCTCATTCttgttaaaaatgcaattatcgcatttattttaccaagagaaacgatataaattttctgcttacaaaaaaataaatagaaagaaaacCATAAAGTTTCGATATAAATGACAGTTCCAAAGATCAGCAGTCGAACTGAATAGAAGGAATTATAATGGATCACTTTTAATTCGCctattttttacaaagataCATCTGTATGTCACAGTGATATATGTATTCTGAAGAAAGAGCGCTTTGTCATTGTCACACTCGCTTGAACCATCTTCGGTTTCGCTGCATGCACGCATACACAGTCGCATATATATTGCTGTcgaattttcttcttttctcccgcggcaatttgtaaaaaacttTTGGCTTTGGTTCGCCTACTAACGACACAACTggcttatataattattacgggATAAGTCATGCTCTAACAGTAGGAATACGAGTACAAACGCATCGAATGTTTTATCATGCATACCGACCGGTAACCACAAATGATTTGTCCTTAAGATCTGAATATTGCACCAAGAACACCGCTGAGCATCATTTATTgcatcattctttttttttttctctttagcttgcgctaaaaattttaaacgacgCAAGACACGCTGTTGAAAACTCGCAATGTTGCCCTTGACAAAACTTGAAATCGTTGTATCTCTAAATTTAATCGCGAATGGCACGACAAACTTCCGTCTTTGTAAAACGGGATACTGTTACACGAGAAAAAGTAACTGCGCGAGACacgttgaaaaaataaaaagggatttcatctttttctttttatctttttcttcttagACTTCTTTAACTTTGGTCATGAATACACGTCATAAGTAATGTTGGATGAGCCGTTTTGTTTTACTTCTGAAATCGCACAACTTAGGAAACTTAGGAATCTCTTACAGAAATGCTTAAGGCTTTACTTTTAATAACTCCACTTAAAAGTTGGAATAACAAAATTTCACTCCGCGGAAAAATGATATCCATTTTATCTCTCAACCACGCATTTATGTCCGCTGATGCGATCTGACCCCGTTTCAGGACCAAAAAAGATTTCCTATTCAATTCCGCGCGATGATTCCCTCGTCGCGAATTCATCTGTGTCGCAACTTgttgtttatatatactttctagtGAACGAAAGGATATGGGCAATTGACAATGCATGCATTGATTCGATTCGATTCGATAATTATCAGTTCTAGAGATATATCCGAAGGCATTTATAAATACGCTCCGCCGCACTTCCCGAGGTATCTTGAACACAGCACCCTAGCGGAGAACGAAATATATCTGGTAAACATAATTACATATCTCCTAGAATTGGCTAAATACGCCGAGTTAGGTGTTGTAGGAAATATTCAATGACTATATTACtttgtaacatatatttacaaacaCATAGTTATTCATTTTAGAAATGTACGCGAGGGAAAACTTACTCTTAGTATTTGTAAAGTACCGGCTTTTTCTGCCGTCTTCCGGCCTGAGATTTGGCGATCCACGTAAAAACGGGCGCCCGAAGAAGAGAACGGACATGTTCCTAATTAACACATGTTCTCGATATCCTTGCCTTAACAACAACGTTTCTtatagatatatgtatgttcTCTCTATGAAAAACACTTGTTAGCCGATGGCGACcgcttcatatttttttttttcctcggaAGCGTTCGTTATGAAAACTCTCCTTTACAAGGTGGAAATAGCTATAACAGTCAACAGTTAAATCTACTTTCTGATTTGCCGCGGCTaacaaatatctttattatttatttatttttttttttctttcttgtaaCTTTGTcttgtaaatatttcgaaggtatattcattaattaataccGCATTATCTCTAGAACTAGTTTAATGTCTTAAAGTCGTgtcacaaaaatattcttcgatcgtactaagaaatatttaaacaatatttgttCGCTGCTAGGGTCTCCATCCCCACCTTCTTCTCTCCGATTCGCTATATCGATTACATAGACAACTCCCATTTCCTCTCCTCCTTCCCGACTTCATCCCCGAAAATGTATGTTATATCACGGATATATACGAAGTTTATTCCTGTTTACTTCCTCGCAGTGTTTGTTATATATCGCGTAATATGCTGCGTCACTAATGAGATACAAGATCTATTGACTGACGTTCAAGTAACTAACATAAGTGTGCTCGATAGTACCGCGCGCAAATCCGTATATTTAGTTCGCTTTACGTCTAGAACCAAACAACGACAAGTGAGATGAACagagaaatttgaaatttcgGTGATATTGAGTTTTCGTACTCACACGAGAGAATTCACTTGAACTTTCGAATTCATCTTCTCTGTTTTGTATTCTTACGCTTAAAGAGTCGTCGTCATTAGAAAATATTCCGTGTGCTATAGAAAAAATCTTACCTTTATTCGTCGGCTGTTGCTTGTCTCGCATATCGACGAGAGCGATTCGAGCATTAGGTATTGTTACTAGAGTGttgtattatcaattttttttttattctcgtttttttatatacgctTTATTGTGATATCAAGAGTGCCGTACGAAAAACCGTACGAAAAGACATACGAAAAGCGAGGACGCGCGAGACGGAACGAATAATGCATTAACTAACCCGGCAGCGATAACGGTTTTAGCTCATCATTAATCTTACAAATGAATCAACGGAATGTCAAAATGTCCCAATATGTTCAATTTAACGATGAATTATTGCGGATAACGATAAAAACTCCCCGGCCGCTCGCTCGAGATGCTTAACGATCCGCAAAAGACGTTTCTTGCGAACGCGCGATCAACTAATTAACTGAAACAATCGATTTAACGCACCTACCGATTGTGAGTCCGTGACGAGAAACGCAAGTTCGCGATGCGCGTGTCAATGCGATGAGGAGAATCAGATCGTTGGCTGGCCGTTAGAGATATTCGACGATATCGCATTTGATGGATATATTCGGGCAACTAGCTATATTCGAGCGATAGCCCCGCCTGGCAGTGCTCTTGTGCCGCTCGGTGAggagcttctgaaaaattggCAGGATCGTGAGATCCAGCAGTTCACCGTCCGATACGGCACTGTACATCTTCGAGACGTTCACCGCGGAACCAcctgcaattaaaaataccaAATGCAAGAGACTTGTCGAGTTTCGTGACAGTCGATAAAGACACCCAAGTGAAACAAGCAGCGGAATATTTCCGCGATACTCCCGCGATCTTTTCTTAGAGTGCAAGATATGTATGAGAAGGAAATTGAGATATCCGCAATCGATTTCGGTGTATTTCCGCATACTGATAGCAGCACTACCGTTCACGTCGCCGGTTCCGCCACGCGGATTCGCCACCGCGTGCTTGCCGTTGTGCATCGTCGCCACGTTCGGCGTACTCTGCACGTACTCCAACCGCGCCTGGTGGCGCAGTTTCGAGCCCGCGTGCCGGCACATACGACGTGCGACACGGTGCGAGCATTCGACAATGGGGTGACCGCCGCCGATGTGCAGCCGCAGGCACTTCTCCCGCGAGCGCTCCGACATAGAACGCTGGATGATCGTCGACATAGACTCCTCGTATTTCTCTGTCAACAGAACGTTCAAAGTATCGTCTCGCGGCCGCGCGTAATATCGACAAGAGAGGGCATGTTTGCTTTCACCGTTTCCATTTGAAAATTGATACTCTCAAAATTCAGTATTTCGCGTGCAGCGATCTGGTATAGAAACtgcttttaaaatttcaatttttcacgcCTTATGAATTGCCAATTGCGAaacgggggaaaaaaaaattcaattctcACCGTTATGCCGATGATTTGGCACGTACTGCAACGGAAACGGCATGATCACTTGCTCGATGTAGCTCTGCTCGTGGAGCTCGCCGAAGGAGACGTTCTTCGTCGGCGGCGGTGTCGACAGCTTCGCCCTGCGTTCGTCCTTACTCCGCCTCCTCACGTGACAGACGTGTCTCGCGATCTCGGTCTCCTCCAGGATCACGGAATCACCCTCCTCGACGACGGGCGGCACAAAATCGTAGCGCGTCGTCACAGCGTCGTTCGGCAACGGCATCGAACCCCTATTGCGCATCAGCAACGGCTCGCCCTCCTTGCCGGCCTCGCCGGCACCGCTCTTGCGCCGCGATACTTCCATGCCGCACGTGTGATActtcgccgccgccgtcgtcgtcgtcatcatcgttgtcgtcgtcatcggcgtcgtcgtcgtcgtcgtcatcgtcgtcgtcgtcgtcatcgtcgtcgtcgtcgtcgttgtcgtcgccGTAGTTGTTACCGCCATCATCATCgttgtcatcgtcgtcgtcgtaccCGTGGACGTTCGCGACAGCAACGGTGACGATGGCGTGTCCACCGGAGAAGTGCTCTCTTCGATCGCCTGAGCCATCACAGCCATTCGTTCGTTGTCGAAGGTGGCTTTCGAGATGGATCCCCTCTTCCTAAAACAAGCACCACGCAACTACTTTGAGGATGGACGGTGGGTCAGATGCACCGGGGACTTTTGGCACGATGTCAGCGGGATAGAACGTATTTGCGaactatatttttctttttttcttttacatcaTTCTTAGAATTGAATTTTCAATCACTGAATAGTTATTCATTCTCGTTTGTTTTCTACACGCGCAGTGTGCAGCTACTTTGATTTAGCTACATTCTGTTAAAGGAGGAAGTTTGTGGATGAAGGATAATATCAAACGGCTACATACTTTGCTACTTGATCCACGTTTACATAATCACCCTCCGGTTGCGAAACGGTCGATGAATTCAAGCTGTACATAGACATTGAAACATCAGTCGTCTCTGTGGTTATCGATGGTCCTGTCAAACAGATAAACCGAAATTATTGATACCGTGATTTAatcgtttatttttaacttatattaaattagCGCAAAGAGaatattgtttttctattaaattttatttcaaaacagattaaaagtccgaaatttgtttaaaaacgAATTTGAACGATTGTTTTtagattgaaaaatgtattgacATCAACTAAGTGATGTGATCAGTTTAATtaatcaacaatatttttaaatcgcgcaatttttattttgttcaagtttgacaaaaaaaagatgatttttttttactccaacctgataaaaatttattttaaatttacgaaTGAGAATAGAGATATTAAACATGTTGctgttagataaaaataaattaaacagaaTATTTACCTTCTTTTTTAACGGTCTCTTCCTGCTTTGGAACCGGCAGCGTGTCGATCGTCTCTTGTGTTTCGATCTCAGTCTCTTCACCCATTCTTCTTAAAAATCCCTGAAGTAATGTATGAAaggaatgataaaataattgttggcCATCGCGCAGGCGTGTGCAACAATTGGCGTGTTTCTGGTCTTTTTTCAACGTTTTACGTAAACGGAAAAGCGTATGCGCGTGGGAGCATATCCGTCATAATAAATGTAGATCGTTATATACGCGGAGGATAAACTACGCGAAGTAACGATGTCGTGATTATTTATAACCGAATTGAAAGGATGGGTAGTGCGTCGTTcactcttctctctctctctctctctctctctctctctctctctgtgtgTGTATGTTTTAATCGAAGAGACCACCCtcgatttttcttaaattagtCGAGTgcacaaatgttttattaaatagcatacattttgttaaagaaatattttgacaaaattgatttcaaaacATAAATGCAGATTAATGCCGACAATTGTTATGCAAAAcatattacacaaaaaatttttatttttttttttttaatttaaaatttaattttcagtgaaacatttaattttaatgttaaatattaagaattgaTCTCTTATTTGTCACAGAATTGGAAAGGAAAGAGATAATTCtacaattacataaaatagtcATTCGTGTCCAAACTTTGTAACTCTGGTGAAGTAATATTTACTGTAATACCGTTTTAAAAGTTTGATGGACGGAAAAACTTACCTGAAGCTCGGAATCCTTTTGCAACAATTGCTTCcggaattttttattcgccAGTTTCGCTTCCTTTAAGCGGTCATCGAGTTCACTGACTGTCGAGTCTCTTCGTATTTTCAACATAGGTCTCAGAGTCGCCCTGGTCCGTTTATTTATCGCCCCCTGTGGATTTCTGCGTAATTCTATTACCTAAAAAGTCAAGAgacttatttttatcgattttgaCCATCTTTCGTGGGTAGATATATAGAAGGATTTAACGAAAGACACAggctatatttaaaaatataaaattataaatttattaataacaaaatatacgaATAAGAGCGTCAGAAATGCATAAGCATTaaagtcattaaaaaaattagattttttccataattacataataattttatcaaatacttagttaatgaaaagtttaataaaagtatttctaattatttaatatgctATTATAATCtacatattatgaatataatatttttgtattttgcaaattaaagtTTGAACTACAACTCTGCTGTTGCGCATCGTGAATTATGATCAAAtcgctttttaaatttaaagtactTAATGGCTCTAATTATAGAGTTATATATGCGCCATAAAAGCAGATTATTTTGTATACGTATAGATTACTATgcaaacaattatattaataattatgatttttcgTCTTATTAACGAACTGCACACTCAAAGCTATACTTTGATACTTTgctcttttataaaaacattaaattaaactgcttaagcttaaaaatatattcacgtacataaaaatttagttctcgaaattttttcagaattttacattcaattttttataattcacgttattataaatttttttacacaaatatttacataattggtattgctaaatttttgaaactttacaATTTaggaataataaattgtatataatttgtgcaaaaatttgaaattttttagtgttgaaataaaaagaaggtTTTGTActtgcttattttttatgagaatgtaAAATGCCGAGAACTGAAAATTTGATAGAGTAGTGAAATATATGCACATACCTTAGGAATAAAAACCAGACAAAGAGTAGCTGTActacaaaatataatgaacACCGCCAACATTATGAACATTGCGTCCTGTTTGTCAGTCAGCACAAAGCTTATAGCTGCACCGGTGACGCACATTATAACAACATTGTAGACGCTCATCCCCACGTATTTACTGTCATTTAATGCCGGTATACTAACGTGCCGCGTTTCCCATGCCAAAAAGGCACCGAATATCTGAAAGCTCGTCGAGCGTGAGTATCTATCAGGCAGTATTTTACTCGTCGAGGCATTTTTAGGGATTCAGGCATTGACTTACCATTAAAAGGCCCTTGTATGAATATATGCAAATcagataaatattcatttgattGCTCTGACAATACTCGTTTTCCGGGATAATGATTATATCCTCGCTGGAAGGGTGATGCTGCAATCGAGAAGCAGCTCGCAAATTATCGAGCGTTTgagaatttttgataaattacgGTGCAGAGGTCTCGTTAGTGTAAAGTGCATGtgcgtttatatttttttttgtactcaCATAGGGCTCCATTTGTTTGATAGCCCGATAGAATGGATCGGCCACTTGCCACGTCGTCATGATCGTGAGATCGACGGCTAACAATATCCCGA
This DNA window, taken from Linepithema humile isolate Giens D197 chromosome 7, Lhum_UNIL_v1.0, whole genome shotgun sequence, encodes the following:
- the GABA-B-R2 gene encoding gamma-aminobutyric acid type B receptor subunit 2 isoform X2 yields the protein MKTRIASASQDVVGAGRMKAKRERDGMRTTGWISAAIAGGTANRSLVLLIACCCCWLLIGQCAGQKPINLGSSKKRDVYIAGFFPYGIHVPEGHIGRGVMPAVKLAVEHINEHPTILRDYRLHMWWNDTECSAAVGMKAFFDMMHNGPHKVILFGGACTQVTDPIAKASKHWRLTQLSYADTHPMFTTNSFPNFFRVVPSENALNAPRVALLVHFNWTRVGTIYQNEPRYSLVHNRLVADLDESKMEVVETQSFATEVTTALEKLKERDVRILLGNFNEAWARQIFCEAYKFGLYGRKYQWIIIGTYTREWWLRPGGGCAPSELSEALHGVILTDLLPLTTEEQHTTSGITPNQYQTEYNSRRGAEYSRFHGYTYDGIWTVALAVKHVARRIRHIRRNQTISDFRYRDELWERLFLDALRNTSFDGVTGPVRFYDNERKAYILLKQFQNGHEVNVGEYDSITGILDLTRGNASLWGGRSPPKDRTVRIIEHSTVDITLYAVLASAASSGIVLASIFLAINIRYRNQRYIKMSSPHLNNLIIIGCMLTYSSVIFLGLDSQLSSVAAFPYICTARAWLLMAGFSLAFGSMFSKTWRVHSIFTDVKLNKKVIKDYQLFMVVGILLAVDLTIMTTWQVADPFYRAIKQMEPYHHPSSEDIIIIPENEYCQSNQMNIYLICIYSYKGLLMIFGAFLAWETRHVSIPALNDSKYVGMSVYNVVIMCVTGAAISFVLTDKQDAMFIMLAVFIIFCSTATLCLVFIPKVIELRRNPQGAINKRTRATLRPMLKIRRDSTVSELDDRLKEAKLANKKFRKQLLQKDSELQGFLRRMGEETEIETQETIDTLPVPKQEETVKKEGPSITTETTDVSMSMYSLNSSTVSQPEGDYVNVDQVAKKRGSISKATFDNERMAVMAQAIEESTSPVDTPSSPLLSRTSTGTTTTMTTMMMAVTTTATTTTTTTTMTTTTTMTTTTTTPMTTTTMMTTTTAAAKYHTCGMEVSRRKSGAGEAGKEGEPLLMRNRGSMPLPNDAVTTRYDFVPPVVEEGDSVILEETEIARHVCHVRRRSKDERRAKLSTPPPTKNVSFGELHEQSYIEQVIMPFPLQYVPNHRHNEKYEESMSTIIQRSMSERSREKCLRLHIGGGHPIVECSHRVARRMCRHAGSKLRHQARLEYVQSTPNVATMHNGKHAVANPRGGTGDVNGGSAVNVSKMYSAVSDGELLDLTILPIFQKLLTERHKSTARRGYRSNIASCPNISIKCDIVEYL
- the GABA-B-R2 gene encoding gamma-aminobutyric acid type B receptor subunit 2 isoform X1 codes for the protein MKTRIASASQDVVGAGRMKAKRERDGMRTTGWISAAIAGGTANRSLVLLIACCCCWLLIGQCAGQKPINLGSSKKRDVYIAGFFPYGIHVPEGHIGRGVMPAVKLAVEHINEHPTILRDYRLHMWWNDTECSAAVGMKAFFDMMHNGPHKVILFGGACTQVTDPIAKASKHWRLTQLSYADTHPMFTTNSFPNFFRVVPSENALNAPRVALLVHFNWTRVGTIYQNEPRYSLVHNRLVADLDESKMEVVETQSFATEVTTALEKLKERDVRILLGNFNEAWARQIFCEAYKFGLYGRKYQWIIIGTYTREWWLRPGGGCAPSELSEALHGVILTDLLPLTTEEQHTTSGITPNQYQTEYNSRRGAEYSRFHGYTYDGIWTVALAVKHVARRIRHIRRNQTISDFRYRDELWERLFLDALRNTSFDGVTGPVRFYDNERKAYILLKQFQNGHEVNVGEYDSITGILDLTRGNASLWGGRSPPKDRTVRIIEHSTVDITLYAVLASAASSGIVLASIFLAINIRYRNQRYIKMSSPHLNNLIIIGCMLTYSSVIFLGLDSQLSSVAAFPYICTARAWLLMAGFSLAFGSMFSKTWRVHSIFTDVKLNKKVIKDYQLFMVVGILLAVDLTIMTTWQVADPFYRAIKQMEPYHHPSSEDIIIIPENEYCQSNQMNIYLICIYSYKGLLMIFGAFLAWETRHVSIPALNDSKYVGMSVYNVVIMCVTGAAISFVLTDKQDAMFIMLAVFIIFCSTATLCLVFIPKVIELRRNPQGAINKRTRATLRPMLKIRRDSTVSELDDRLKEAKLANKKFRKQLLQKDSELQGFLRRMGEETEIETQETIDTLPVPKQEETVKKEGPSITTETTDVSMSMYSLNSSTVSQPEGDYVNVDQVAKKRGSISKATFDNERMAVMAQAIEESTSPVDTPSSPLLSRTSTGTTTTMTTMMMAVTTTATTTTTTTTMTTTTTMTTTTTTPMTTTTMMTTTTAAAKYHTCGMEVSRRKSGAGEAGKEGEPLLMRNRGSMPLPNDAVTTRYDFVPPVVEEGDSVILEETEIARHVCHVRRRSKDERRAKLSTPPPTKNVSFGELHEQSYIEQVIMPFPLQYVPNHRHNEKYEESMSTIIQRSMSERSREKCLRLHIGGGHPIVECSHRVARRMCRHAGSKLRHQARLEYVQSTPNVATMHNGKHAVANPRGGTGDVNGSAAISMRKYTEIDCGYLNFLLIHILHSKKRSREYRGNIPLLVSLGCLYRLSRNSTSLLHLVFLIAGGSAVNVSKMYSAVSDGELLDLTILPIFQKLLTERHKSTARRGYRSNIASCPNISIKCDIVEYL